The Alistipes megaguti sequence GAACCGGCCAGCAGCCGGTAGACGATGCGTCCGTCCGGCAGCAGCTCCTCCTCCTTGCGGCAGTAGTGGCCCGTGGCGACGTAGTCGGCCCCCAGTTTGAGCGCCTCGCGCAGGAATACGTCGAATTTGATCTCGCGGTTGCACAGCACGTCGGGATTGGGTGTGCGGCCGCGTTCGTACTCGGCGAACATGTAGTCGACCACACGCGTGCGGTAGTCGGCCGAGAGATCGACGACATGGAGCGGAATATCGAGTTTCTTGGCCACCAGTTCGGCGAACAGGCGGTCGTCGTGCCACGGGCAGTCGCCCTCGAGCGTACCGGTTGTGTCGTGCCAGTTGATCATGAAGAGGCCGATAACCTCGTGTCCCTGCTGCCTGAGCAGCCAGGCGGCCACCGACGAATCGACGCCGCCCGAAAGACCGATTACAACGCGTGCCATGTTATTCCAGATTTAAGAGCCCCTCGGGTAGGACGAAGTGGATCCGCCGCTCCTCGAAGTCGATGTGGACGATGAACTCCTCGGCGGCGGGGATGAGCACCTGATGCCCGCCGGTCTCCACCTCGAACAGGGGATTCATCTCGCTGTCGTAGAAGTCGGTGACGATTCCGGCATGTTTCGTCTCGGATCCGGCCTCTTCGACCACGGCTTCGAAACCGATGAGATCCTCGAGATAGAATTCGTCATCCTGCTCGTCGGCGGGATCGTCTACGCGGAATTCGAGACCGATGAGCTCCTGAGCGCGGCGTTCGGTGTCGAAGTCGGCGAACGAGGCCGTAGCGCCAGCGATTCCGCGGCGCTCGAATCGGTCGCACCAGAGCGGCACCTCCAGGGCGTCGATCGTGACCATCAGCGGCATGGTCTGAGGGTCGAAGTTGTCGGGGAACGTGGAGTAGAGCGAGAGCATGAGGCCCCCGTCCGTGCCGAAAAGTTTGTTGATACGTCCAGCGGATGCAGCCATTACGAAAGAGTTTGGGACAAAAGTACAAAAAAAACAGGAAATCTCCCCTTCGGGTGATCTCCTGTCTTATCGGAATAGAAAACCTGCTTATTCGGCAGCGGGAGCTTCCGGAGCGGCCTCTTCGGTGGCAGCGGCAGCCTCGGCGGCAGCGGCCTCTGCGGCCTCACGGGCAGCAGCTTCGGCAGCGGCCTTCTTCTCGGCGATGGCAGCGGCACGCTCCTCCTTGATCTTGGTTTCGGCAGCCAGACGGGCCTTTTCGGCCGACTTGGCGTCGGAAGCGATCTTGTTGCTCTTGGCCTCGATCTTACCGTTCTTGGCCTCGATCCACTTGTTGAAGCGAGCCTCGGCCTCGGTCTCCGAGAATGCACCCTTGGCAACGCCACCCAGCAGGTGCTTTTTGTAAAGTACGCCCTTGTACGAGAGGATAGCCCGACAAGTATCCGTAGGTTGTGCGCCTTTGAGTAACCAATCCAGAGCTTTCTCGAAGTTCAGATCGATCGTAGCAGGATTCGTGTTGGGGTTGTAGGTACCCAACTTTTCGATGAATTTACCATCACGTGGCGCTCTGCTATCTGCGGCAACGATATGATAGAAGGCGTAGCCCTTCTTACCATGGCGTGCCAGACGAATTTTAACAGCCATTTGCTATAAAATTTTGTTAATTAAAGTAAAAACGCTCACCCGGTTCGGGCATTTAAGCGTGCAAATGTAGGGAAAAAAAACAGATTGGCCAAATAATGGGAGAAAAAAGTGATCCCGGCGCGGCTCGAACGCGCGGCCGGCAGATTAGAAATCTGCTGCTCTATCCAACTGAGCTACGGGACCAATTTGCCCGATGACGGGGAAATCGGTGCAAAATTATAAAATAAATCCTCAAATGCAAAGCCCTTGCCGGCCGAAATGCGCGGATGACGGCATTTTGTCCGCCCGGATCGCCAAGCCTCGGCAGAATCCTCTCCCGGGCAGTTCTGTTTTCGCTCCGGATTGCTCGTTCCTTTCCGGGTCGCTTCTCTCATCCCCGTCCGGACCTCTTTCGGATCGCTCTGCGGCAGCCGGGCACTCGACACAGCCCGGCCCTTCTCGGATTACTTTGGCCGGCCCCTCTCGGATTACATAGCCCGGCCCCACCTCAGACCGGATCTGTCGGAGGCCTGTTCGGCTCCGGCCTACCTCCGGCCCACCTCCGGTGCAAAATGGGGCGTGGTGCTTAGCGGTCGAGCGGGCGAAGCGTCCCTTTGGCGGTTCCTTCCGGACGGTCCCGTTCGGTGCGGAACTCCAGGAAGACCCGGTCGGAGTTGTGGAAGAGGGTCACCAGACAGGAGCGGCTTCGCTGCTGCCATCCCCAGCGGCCGTGAATTCGGAACTGCACATCTCCGTTTGCCTTCGTGCCGATCCTTTCGATGCGGCCCTGTTCGTCAGTCGCGCGCATCTGGTCCATTCTGTGGGAGTTCCGCGGCCCGAAGAGGTCGGGTGCGAAGCTGACCTCGAGTTGCGGCCCCTGCATGCGGACGTAGCTCTGGCAGGTGTCCAGTCTTTTCCCCTTTCGGGTGTAGACCTCGTCGATGTCGACGACAAACCGCTGCGATTCGAGCGCTGCAAGCGCCGTTTGAAAGGTTTGGTTGCCGGAGTCCGCCGTGGCGGTTGCCCGCCGTTGCGAGGCACAGCCCGACAGCAGGGCGGCTAGCGTCAGTAAAAAAAGATATGCAACGTGTCTCATGTTTTTATCTCTTTTTGTCCATGTTTCGGTGACGGTTCCGGCCTGATCGGAAGTCGATGCGGCCGACGCCCTGCGACGGAGGGTGTCATGTCTTCTGATGTCAAGATACGAAAAAAATACAATCGTGCAATATTGCCGGCGTTGAGAATATTGAATATCTTTGCACACGGTATTCGGGGCGATCTGCACCGTGGCACGAACCTCGGAGACCGATGAGCGATGCGGAGAGGAACGGTTCTTCCGGCCTGGCCGCGATGCTTGTCTTGGTTGCGGAGTCCATGCCCCGATCCTGTTTTGGCCCGGCTTTTGAACTCCGACAGCGGAAGCAATAACACCTAAACTAAATATATTGTAGCGATTATGAAAAAGATTCTTGCAGCCGCCGGGCTGCTTCTGGCGATGACCGCCTGCTGCTGCCAGCAGGAGAACCTGCCTCTCGAAGGCACTTCGTGGAAACTCTCCAAGATGGAGTCGATCCCCGCAACGGCCGTTTCGGCCGAGGAGGATGCCTTCACGCTGATGTTCAATGCCGCCGATACGCTGGTGGCCGGACGTACGAACTGCAACCGCTTCTTCGGCCCTTACATCCTCAATGGCAAGAGCCTGAAGTTCGGGAATCTGGGCATGACGCGGATGGCCTGCCCCGATCTGCAGTACGAGACTTCGTTTGTCGAGATGCTCTCGAAGGTGAACGGATTCGAGATTAAGGGTTCGGATCTGAAGCTTCTCGACGGCGATCGGGTTCTGGCCGAGTTCCAGGGAACGCAGGCTGCCGCCGAATAGCCGGATGTCCGGGGTGGGGTGCGTTCTGCCCGCTGCGGTTTGGTCTGGCGGCAATGTCAAAACCCTCCGCCGTGGTTGGGACCGTCTGCGAATGGTTTGATTCTCTCGCTCTCAGGCCCGATTCGCCCGCTGTGGTCCCGATCCATCTCTCTTCCCGATACCCGAACCTGCAGCGGTCTGGGTTTCGGGTTTCGAAAAAGGGTCCCGCGTCAGTCAAGGACGCGGGACCCTTTTTGTGGGGTGAAGGGGCGCTGGCGAAGTTGTAGCGGGGTGCGATAACCAAAAACGGTCCTCTTCCGCAAGGAAGAGGACCGTTATCTTCAGACAGAGGGAGACTACTCGCTCAGCGGGGTAACGCTGACATAGGATCTTCCTTCGCGCTTCTTGCAGAACTCGACGGTTCCGTCCACCAGAGCGAAGAGCGTGTGGTCTTTGCCCATGCCGACATTTTCACCGGCATTGTGCACCG is a genomic window containing:
- the rimM gene encoding ribosome maturation factor RimM (Essential for efficient processing of 16S rRNA) — encoded protein: MAASAGRINKLFGTDGGLMLSLYSTFPDNFDPQTMPLMVTIDALEVPLWCDRFERRGIAGATASFADFDTERRAQELIGLEFRVDDPADEQDDEFYLEDLIGFEAVVEEAGSETKHAGIVTDFYDSEMNPLFEVETGGHQVLIPAAEEFIVHIDFEERRIHFVLPEGLLNLE
- a CDS encoding 30S ribosomal protein S16, with the translated sequence MAVKIRLARHGKKGYAFYHIVAADSRAPRDGKFIEKLGTYNPNTNPATIDLNFEKALDWLLKGAQPTDTCRAILSYKGVLYKKHLLGGVAKGAFSETEAEARFNKWIEAKNGKIEAKSNKIASDAKSAEKARLAAETKIKEERAAAIAEKKAAAEAAAREAAEAAAAEAAAATEEAAPEAPAAE
- a CDS encoding META domain-containing protein codes for the protein MKKILAAAGLLLAMTACCCQQENLPLEGTSWKLSKMESIPATAVSAEEDAFTLMFNAADTLVAGRTNCNRFFGPYILNGKSLKFGNLGMTRMACPDLQYETSFVEMLSKVNGFEIKGSDLKLLDGDRVLAEFQGTQAAAE
- the rpmA gene encoding 50S ribosomal protein L27, coding for MAHKKGVGSSKNGRESESKRLGIKLFGGQFAKAGNIIVRQRGTVHNAGENVGMGKDHTLFALVDGTVEFCKKREGRSYVSVTPLSE